One stretch of Variovorax sp. 54 DNA includes these proteins:
- a CDS encoding 2-dehydro-3-deoxygalactonokinase — protein MKASLIAIDWGTSNLRASLLDARGDILEARSAPGGVMAVPERRFAEALLALCGDWIDTHAVPLIASGMIGSRQGWQEAPYVACPAGLPAAAAQLVQVEVRPGAVLHIVPGIRCFGADCVHDVMRGEETQLWGAGLAAGDCCVLPGTHSKWAWLGEEGKVDRFETFMTGEFYGLLTKHGILGRLMQFGAARPETFDAGVRLGLAQHGNALHVVFAARTAGLMGDIDPEGLPDYLSGILIGVEIASAIARHPQRSIALLGDDDLCSRYETALGIAGVDTRRASDGATTRGQWRVAVEAGLAKEAA, from the coding sequence ATGAAGGCGTCATTAATCGCCATCGACTGGGGCACTTCCAACCTGCGCGCGAGCTTGCTCGATGCGCGCGGCGACATCCTTGAAGCGCGCAGCGCGCCCGGCGGCGTGATGGCCGTGCCCGAGCGGCGTTTCGCCGAAGCATTGCTGGCGCTGTGCGGCGATTGGATCGACACGCATGCAGTGCCGCTGATTGCGAGCGGCATGATCGGCAGCCGCCAAGGCTGGCAGGAGGCGCCCTACGTCGCTTGTCCGGCAGGCCTGCCAGCGGCCGCGGCGCAGCTGGTGCAGGTCGAGGTCAGGCCCGGCGCGGTGCTGCACATCGTGCCCGGCATCCGCTGCTTCGGCGCCGACTGTGTGCACGATGTGATGCGCGGCGAGGAAACCCAGCTCTGGGGCGCGGGCCTTGCGGCCGGCGACTGCTGCGTGCTGCCGGGCACGCACAGCAAATGGGCCTGGCTGGGCGAGGAAGGCAAGGTCGATCGCTTCGAGACCTTCATGACCGGTGAGTTCTACGGTCTGCTGACGAAGCACGGCATCCTCGGCCGGCTCATGCAGTTCGGCGCGGCGCGGCCCGAGACCTTCGATGCCGGCGTCAGGCTGGGCCTGGCGCAACATGGCAACGCGCTGCACGTTGTGTTTGCGGCGCGCACCGCCGGCCTCATGGGCGACATCGACCCAGAGGGATTGCCCGACTACCTCTCGGGCATCCTGATCGGCGTGGAGATCGCAAGCGCGATCGCACGCCATCCGCAACGCAGCATTGCCTTGCTGGGCGACGACGACCTGTGCAGCCGCTACGAAACCGCGCTCGGCATCGCCGGCGTGGATACGCGCCGCGCGAGCGACGGGGCGACCACGCGTGGGCAATGGCGCGTTGCCGTCGAGGCCGGGCTTGCGAAGGAAGCCGCATGA
- a CDS encoding 2-dehydro-3-deoxy-6-phosphogalactonate aldolase: MNGVIAILRGITPDEVLEVGHALETCGVRCIEVPLNSPQALVSIESLVREFGDRLQIGAGTVTAAAQVDRVADTGAHLVLSPNFDAEVIRRTKARGLYSMPGVATSTEGFAAIAAGCDALKLFPSELLGTAALKAWSAVLPAGTPMFSVGGVGIDNIGAFKAAGASGVGIGSSLYVPGISIDELARRAKALIAGWSAA; the protein is encoded by the coding sequence ATGAACGGGGTCATTGCCATCTTGCGCGGCATCACGCCGGACGAAGTGCTGGAGGTGGGGCACGCATTGGAAACGTGCGGCGTTCGCTGCATCGAAGTGCCGCTGAATTCTCCGCAGGCGCTCGTCAGCATCGAGTCCCTCGTGCGCGAATTCGGTGATCGCTTGCAGATCGGCGCGGGGACCGTGACGGCTGCCGCGCAAGTCGATCGTGTCGCCGACACGGGAGCGCACCTGGTGCTGTCGCCCAACTTCGATGCCGAGGTCATTCGCCGCACCAAGGCGCGAGGCCTGTACTCGATGCCGGGCGTGGCAACCTCCACCGAGGGCTTCGCCGCGATTGCGGCAGGGTGCGATGCGCTCAAGCTCTTCCCCTCCGAGCTGCTGGGCACCGCTGCGCTGAAGGCATGGTCCGCCGTATTGCCCGCCGGGACGCCGATGTTCAGCGTCGGCGGCGTCGGCATCGACAACATCGGAGCCTTCAAGGCGGCCGGGGCTTCGGGGGTGGGCATCGGCTCCAGCCTCTATGTGCCAGGCATCTCCATCGACGAACTTGCCCGGCGCGCGAAAGCGCTGATTGCAGGGTGGTCGGCGGCCTGA